ATAATTAGAAACATGTATGATGACTTTATCTTCACGACTTATTCCATACTCTTTTCTGAGATCACAGGTAGATTTTCGTTGGTATACGTCTTCATCAATAAAGTTATAAACACAATCAATTTCCTTATCTGTATCTAACAAGTCCTTCGTTTGTTCAATGAGACTATTTGAGACAGCTGTAACTGAGTCGGATTGTTCAATCCCAAACTTAATTAATTCACTCAAGCTAGGGTCGTATCCGAGTACAGTAATATCTGTTCCATGTAATGTCGTCACAATTTTCAAATGCTCTCCAACCATTTGTTTGGCTAAGTATGCACAAATTGCATGTGGGACCGCATAATGAACATGAAGTAAATCTAAATCTTCACGTTTCGCAATCTCAGCCATTTTACTTGCTAGCGTAAGATCATATGGCGGGTACCGAAACACCGAGTATTGATTCACTTCAACTTCATGAAAATGTATATTCGAATAAAACTTTTCTAATCGAAATGGAATACTTGAAGTTATAAAATGTATCTCATGGCCTTCTTTAGCTAACATTTTTCCTAATTCAGTTGCAACTACTCCTGATCCACCTACTGTAGGGTAGCAGGTAATCCCTATTTTCAATTTCCTCATGTTCATTCTCCTATCCAATTCTCCATTAATAACGGCCCTTTCATATAAAAGCCCTCTGCATAACGGACACCGGCTTCCTTACCAAACAAAGCATCTCTCGCTTCAACCGTTTCTAAGTATCCATTGTTCAGAGGTGTATCAACTCCGCCTTCTAGCGACATGAACTGACTTTTATATGCACTTAGACTTTTCATCTTACGTTCTTTAACTGGCGTTATATCTGAGACAATTGGTGGGTGGTCATATCCGTTGATGAAATAATAATACACTTTATTTACACGATGTGAGGGTAAGTCTCCAGGAACAGTATATTTTCTTATCCCAGCAGAAAATATCGCTTCTTCAACTAAGCGAGTACAATTACCGTGATCAGGATGTCGATCTTTCGGATAGGGTATGAAAACAACTTTAGGTTTATATTGACGAATGACAGTCGCAATTTGTTGTATATACTCTTC
This Pseudalkalibacillus berkeleyi DNA region includes the following protein-coding sequences:
- the bshA gene encoding N-acetyl-alpha-D-glucosaminyl L-malate synthase BshA — its product is MRKLKIGITCYPTVGGSGVVATELGKMLAKEGHEIHFITSSIPFRLEKFYSNIHFHEVEVNQYSVFRYPPYDLTLASKMAEIAKREDLDLLHVHYAVPHAICAYLAKQMVGEHLKIVTTLHGTDITVLGYDPSLSELIKFGIEQSDSVTAVSNSLIEQTKDLLDTDKEIDCVYNFIDEDVYQRKSTCDLRKEYGISREDKVIIHVSNYRSVKRVPDVVRTFHRVREQMPSKLLLVGDGPELTVACRLTKELGIEDDVLFLGKQDNIAELFSISDLKLLLSEKESFGLVLLEAMACGVPVIGTNIGGIPEVIDEGRTGYICEVGNLDDITTKALSILQDDELHAKMSKEAIHHVHRQFNSSKIVEEYLTVYHKTLGIKSVKV
- the bshB1 gene encoding bacillithiol biosynthesis deacetylase BshB1 is translated as MTQRLDILAFGAHPDDVEIGMAGTLIQQADKGLKTGICDLTLAELSSNGNVELRQAEAKEATEVLNLTERMNLQLPDRGLMMTEEYIQQIATVIRQYKPKVVFIPYPKDRHPDHGNCTRLVEEAIFSAGIRKYTVPGDLPSHRVNKVYYYFINGYDHPPIVSDITPVKERKMKSLSAYKSQFMSLEGGVDTPLNNGYLETVEARDALFGKEAGVRYAEGFYMKGPLLMENWIGE